In the [Clostridium] colinum genome, one interval contains:
- a CDS encoding U32 family peptidase, which yields MNNKRVELLSPVGSMESMISAVNNGCDAIYLGGKSFNARQSANNFNDEELNYIIDYCHLRGVKVNLTLNILYKEEEVQNVLNFVSNVYSYGIDAIIVQDIGIFNLIRNNFKNVALHASTQMTIHNIEGVKFLQDLGFNRVVLSRELTLKEIENITHNTDIEIEAFVHGAICVSYSGRCLMSSLIGERSGNRGRCAQPCRMEYKLIKNDKIYANDYLLSPKDTSTLPIIDKLVKSGIHTFKIEGRMKSPEYVASVTSNYRKYIDKVNNNTFDEIENNDLKELTQIFNRGGSSITGYYEKWSNKSMISPSPKSSGLEIGIVESYNKKTKKCVIKLNEPVVCGDGIEIWTRTKPHCGTNISKQAGVGDLINLTICGNINKGDLVFRSFDKALDNKLKKLYSKDTRKQEIKVDVIAKLNKPLTLKLYVNNIEIIEEGYVVEQAKNSCVTEDTLIEKLSKTGDTPFYFIFNSIDVDENIYIPLSAINALRRNATENLQEKIIKSFKRKKINVEYIPKVKVANNKYLTTLVQNKEQFDACIETNLIKRIYVELNQDNLNNLNYYIENSHKNNIEIYIALLWILREPMAEDFYNMLSILEQSNIDGYLLRNYINLNTNKKVIADYTFNIFNNASIDKLLSLFNTVTLSPELNISEIKSLTSENTEILVYGKLPLMTTHQCPVGLYVGNKGNNRFCKMKNNCDSFYLKDRTGACFPIKNDCFNCVTTIINKSPLFVLNKYEEINKLSNQYFRISFVDENKEEIKNIITYYSKTLINKEHFNIKNSPFKNLDYTNGHFFRGVL from the coding sequence TTGAATAACAAAAGAGTTGAACTTTTATCACCAGTTGGCTCAATGGAAAGTATGATATCTGCTGTAAATAACGGTTGTGATGCAATTTATTTAGGTGGTAAAAGCTTTAATGCTAGACAAAGTGCTAATAATTTTAATGATGAAGAGTTAAACTATATTATAGATTATTGTCATCTTAGAGGAGTTAAAGTTAATTTAACATTAAATATTCTTTATAAAGAAGAAGAAGTACAAAATGTATTAAATTTTGTCTCTAATGTTTATTCTTATGGTATAGATGCAATTATAGTACAAGATATTGGTATATTTAATCTTATAAGAAATAACTTTAAAAATGTTGCATTGCACGCTAGCACACAAATGACTATACATAACATAGAAGGTGTTAAATTTTTACAAGATTTAGGATTTAATAGAGTTGTTTTAAGTAGAGAACTTACACTTAAAGAAATTGAAAACATAACTCATAATACAGATATAGAAATAGAGGCATTTGTTCACGGTGCAATATGTGTATCTTATTCTGGCAGGTGTCTTATGAGTAGCCTTATAGGCGAACGAAGTGGTAATAGAGGAAGATGTGCTCAGCCTTGCCGTATGGAATATAAACTTATAAAAAATGATAAAATATACGCAAATGATTATTTATTATCTCCAAAAGATACCTCTACCTTACCTATAATAGATAAGCTAGTAAAATCTGGTATACATACCTTTAAAATAGAAGGAAGAATGAAAAGCCCAGAATATGTAGCAAGTGTAACTTCCAATTATAGAAAATATATAGATAAAGTTAATAATAATACATTTGATGAAATTGAAAATAATGATTTAAAAGAACTTACGCAAATATTTAATCGTGGTGGTAGCTCTATAACAGGTTATTATGAAAAATGGTCTAATAAATCTATGATTAGCCCTTCACCTAAAAGTAGTGGGCTAGAAATAGGTATAGTAGAAAGTTACAACAAAAAAACTAAAAAATGTGTAATAAAACTTAATGAACCTGTGGTTTGTGGTGATGGAATAGAAATTTGGACAAGAACTAAACCACATTGTGGAACAAATATATCTAAACAAGCTGGTGTTGGTGATTTAATAAACCTAACTATATGTGGTAATATAAATAAAGGTGATTTAGTTTTTCGCTCTTTTGATAAAGCTTTAGATAATAAACTAAAAAAATTATATTCTAAAGACACTAGAAAACAAGAAATAAAAGTAGATGTAATAGCTAAATTAAATAAACCTCTTACATTAAAATTATATGTTAATAATATAGAAATTATAGAAGAAGGATATGTAGTAGAACAAGCTAAAAATTCTTGTGTTACAGAAGATACTCTTATCGAAAAATTGTCTAAAACTGGAGATACACCTTTTTATTTTATTTTTAATAGTATAGATGTAGATGAAAATATTTATATACCTTTAAGTGCTATAAATGCACTTAGAAGAAATGCTACTGAAAATTTACAAGAAAAAATTATAAAAAGTTTTAAACGAAAAAAAATAAATGTTGAATATATACCTAAAGTAAAAGTAGCTAATAATAAATATTTAACTACTTTAGTACAAAACAAAGAACAATTTGATGCTTGTATAGAAACTAACCTTATAAAAAGAATATATGTAGAGCTTAACCAAGATAATCTAAATAATTTAAATTATTATATTGAAAATAGTCATAAAAATAATATAGAAATATATATAGCTTTACTTTGGATATTAAGAGAGCCTATGGCTGAAGACTTTTACAATATGCTATCAATATTAGAACAATCTAACATTGACGGATATTTATTAAGAAATTATATAAATTTAAATACCAATAAAAAAGTTATAGCAGATTATACTTTTAACATATTTAATAATGCCTCTATAGATAAATTATTATCATTATTTAATACTGTAACTTTATCTCCTGAGCTTAATATTTCAGAAATAAAGTCTTTAACGAGTGAAAATACTGAAATTTTAGTATATGGTAAACTACCATTAATGACTACCCATCAATGCCCTGTAGGTTTATATGTTGGTAATAAAGGCAATAATAGATTTTGTAAAATGAAAAATAACTGTGATTCTTTTTATTTAAAAGATAGAACTGGAGCTTGTTTTCCTATAAAAAATGATTGTTTTAATTGTGTAACAACTATTATAAATAAGTCTCCCCTATTTGTCTTAAATAAATATGAAGAAATAAATAAACTTTCTAACCAATATTTTCGCATTAGTTTTGTAGATGAAAATAAAGAAGAAATAAAAAATATTATAACATATTACAGCAAAACTTTAATTAATAAAGAACACTTTAATATAAAAAATAGTCCATTTAAAAATTTAGACTATACTAATGGTCATTTTTTTAGAGGTGTTTTATAG
- a CDS encoding PucR family transcriptional regulator, with translation MISNQILQSTIDGLKNITRREFSIVDREGKVVVTTEIELVNAIIDGIDFFINSPAENQLVQGYQYFKVLDNGNTEYIVLAKGEDEEIYQIGKIATFQIQSLLIAYKERYDRDNFIKNLLLDNLLLVDIYSRAKKLHIENDVRRIVYLIETEVDKELNTVEVVRSIFPIKGKDFVTAVDEKTIILVKELKDKEDKETVEQFANEMHRTLTEELNKNVLISIGSIVYDLKNISSSFKEAKMALEVGKIFEEDKNIIKYEQLGIGRLIYQLPNNLCKMFVGEVLDGITMASFDEETLATVAKFFENNLNVSETSRQLYIHRNTLVYRLDKLQKMTGLDLRNFDDAIIFKIMLMVSKYMQYRENFKY, from the coding sequence ATGATTTCAAATCAAATATTACAGAGTACAATAGACGGATTAAAAAATATTACAAGGCGAGAGTTTAGTATAGTTGATAGAGAAGGTAAAGTAGTTGTTACTACTGAAATAGAATTAGTTAATGCAATAATAGATGGGATAGATTTTTTTATTAATAGTCCAGCTGAAAATCAACTTGTACAAGGTTATCAATATTTTAAAGTTTTAGACAATGGTAATACAGAATATATAGTTTTAGCAAAAGGTGAAGATGAAGAAATATATCAAATAGGTAAAATAGCAACATTTCAAATACAAAGTCTTTTAATAGCGTATAAAGAGAGATATGATAGAGATAATTTTATAAAAAACTTATTATTAGACAATTTGTTACTTGTAGATATATATTCTAGAGCAAAAAAATTACATATAGAAAATGATGTTAGAAGGATAGTATATCTTATAGAAACAGAAGTAGATAAAGAACTTAACACTGTTGAAGTAGTTAGAAGTATATTTCCTATAAAAGGTAAAGATTTTGTAACGGCAGTAGATGAAAAAACTATAATATTAGTTAAAGAACTTAAAGACAAAGAAGATAAGGAAACAGTAGAACAATTCGCAAACGAAATGCACAGAACATTAACAGAAGAACTTAATAAAAATGTTTTAATATCTATCGGTTCTATTGTATATGATTTAAAAAATATATCGTCTTCTTTTAAAGAGGCAAAAATGGCTTTAGAAGTTGGAAAAATATTTGAAGAAGATAAAAATATTATAAAATATGAACAATTAGGCATAGGAAGACTTATTTATCAGCTACCAAACAATTTATGCAAAATGTTTGTAGGAGAAGTTTTAGATGGCATAACAATGGCCTCATTTGATGAAGAAACTCTTGCTACTGTTGCTAAATTTTTTGAAAATAATTTAAATGTTTCTGAAACTTCAAGACAATTATACATACATAGAAATACACTTGTTTATAGACTAGATAAATTACAAAAAATGACAGGGCTTGACCTTAGAAACTTTGATGATGCAATTATTTTTAAAATAATGTTAATGGTTAGTAAATATATGCAATATAGAGAAAACTTTAAATATTAA
- a CDS encoding peptidoglycan D,D-transpeptidase FtsI family protein codes for MRSNIKKVFWFYFLLFFILIIYLLLFTIFKSKQIIGNPYNPRINNNKDIIRGNILDRNLNILAKTDNKRIYIYYNTFAHTVGFIDKGGYGIESKYNFDLQTLNNDLLQRIAKEFNENKSLQGNGLVLTLDKNLQEYCYNKLKNKTGAIIVMDSTTGKILSMVSSPSFNPNNITKDWSNLVNDTKNNPFLNRATQGLYPPASVFKIITSATFIENYPNWENYTYTCNGYEIQQGIKISCANKKSHGNINLEKALALSCNSFFSHLATIITPEQIYQTAEKVLFNNNLDFSLDYNKSSFVLNNNSSIDEIMQTYIGQGKTLVTPLHIALIGCSIANNGIMMKPYIVDSNIDYKGKIINKTIPKKLTNAFSIQTAQTLKNMLQKVVTEGTGKKAQIKDISISAKTGTAQIEGKEEHTWFLGMAPTENPNIVISIILENSGENSNIVEIARDIINFTYNNIIN; via the coding sequence ATGCGTTCTAATATAAAGAAAGTATTTTGGTTTTATTTTTTATTATTTTTTATACTTATTATTTATTTATTATTATTTACAATATTTAAAAGTAAACAAATAATTGGTAATCCATATAATCCAAGAATAAATAACAACAAAGATATAATAAGAGGTAATATTCTAGATAGAAATCTTAATATTTTAGCAAAAACGGATAATAAAAGAATATATATTTATTATAATACCTTTGCACATACAGTAGGATTTATAGATAAAGGTGGATACGGTATAGAATCTAAATATAACTTTGATTTACAAACTTTAAATAATGATTTATTACAAAGGATAGCAAAAGAATTTAACGAAAATAAGTCTCTTCAAGGAAATGGTTTAGTTTTAACTCTAGATAAAAATTTACAAGAATATTGCTATAATAAACTAAAGAATAAAACTGGAGCAATAATTGTTATGGATAGTACAACTGGTAAAATTTTATCTATGGTTTCTTCTCCTAGTTTTAATCCAAACAATATAACAAAAGATTGGTCAAACCTAGTTAATGATACCAAAAATAATCCTTTTTTAAATAGAGCAACGCAAGGTTTATATCCTCCTGCCTCTGTTTTTAAAATAATTACCTCTGCTACTTTTATAGAAAATTATCCAAATTGGGAAAACTATACCTATACTTGTAATGGTTATGAAATACAACAAGGTATTAAAATATCTTGTGCTAATAAAAAATCTCACGGAAATATAAACTTAGAAAAAGCCTTAGCTTTATCTTGTAATAGCTTTTTCTCTCATTTAGCTACAATTATTACTCCAGAACAAATTTACCAAACAGCTGAAAAAGTTCTTTTTAATAATAACTTAGATTTTTCTTTAGACTATAACAAAAGTAGCTTTGTCCTAAATAATAATTCTTCTATTGATGAAATAATGCAAACATATATAGGCCAAGGAAAAACTTTAGTTACTCCACTTCATATAGCACTTATTGGTTGTAGTATAGCAAATAATGGTATAATGATGAAGCCTTATATAGTAGATAGTAATATTGACTATAAAGGTAAAATTATAAATAAAACTATTCCTAAAAAACTTACTAATGCTTTTTCCATACAAACTGCTCAAACTTTAAAAAATATGCTTCAAAAAGTTGTTACAGAAGGTACTGGCAAAAAAGCGCAAATTAAGGATATATCTATATCTGCAAAAACTGGCACTGCACAAATAGAAGGTAAAGAAGAACATACTTGGTTTTTAGGTATGGCTCCAACTGAAAATCCTAATATTGTAATTTCTATAATATTAGAAAATTCTGGAGAAAATAGTAATATTGTAGAAATAGCTAGAGACATAATTAATTTTACTTATAACAATATTATAAATTAA
- a CDS encoding M15 family metallopeptidase: MSRDITLLHPEVQAIIPKFLEECKKNGLIVGISQTFRTEKEQNDLYAQGITKPGNIVTNAKYPYSNHNWGMAFDIYRNDGKGIYNDTDNWFAKVGSVAVKLGFEWGGNWKGFPDKPHIEFTKYGNTTTLAKKYGTPENFKKTWKEVDKYMFVTRNYSYNGKTKAFTVINEKGENFIKIRDLAELLNKNIKYDDKTKITNLEDILQNVSVEVNNKKSTVKAINSGGFNFVKVRDLAEFLGFETGYNETNNSIFFKLKQSILDKIFKK; this comes from the coding sequence ATGAGTAGAGATATAACATTACTACACCCTGAAGTACAAGCTATAATACCTAAATTTTTAGAAGAATGTAAAAAAAATGGGTTGATAGTTGGAATTAGTCAAACTTTTAGGACAGAAAAAGAGCAAAATGACCTATATGCACAAGGTATAACAAAGCCAGGTAATATAGTAACAAATGCTAAATATCCATATAGTAATCATAACTGGGGTATGGCTTTTGATATTTACAGAAATGATGGAAAAGGTATATATAATGATACAGACAATTGGTTTGCAAAGGTAGGAAGTGTAGCCGTTAAATTAGGGTTTGAATGGGGTGGAAATTGGAAAGGCTTTCCCGACAAACCACATATAGAGTTTACTAAATATGGAAATACAACAACTCTTGCTAAAAAATATGGAACACCAGAAAATTTCAAAAAAACTTGGAAGGAAGTTGATAAATATATGTTTGTAACTAGAAATTATAGCTATAATGGTAAAACAAAAGCATTTACTGTAATAAATGAAAAAGGTGAAAACTTTATAAAAATAAGAGACTTAGCCGAACTTTTAAATAAAAATATTAAATATGATGATAAAACAAAAATAACTAATTTAGAAGATATATTACAAAATGTTAGTGTAGAAGTAAATAACAAAAAATCTACTGTTAAAGCTATAAATAGTGGTGGCTTTAACTTTGTAAAAGTTAGAGACTTAGCAGAGTTTTTAGGTTTTGAAACAGGATATAATGAAACTAATAACAGTATATTTTTTAAACTAAAACAATCTATTTTAGATAAAATATTTAAAAAGTAG
- a CDS encoding phage holin family protein, with translation MNIFETKVNYIISTITGILSAILGDFWFLFIFLLGLNIIDYTTGVMKARYLKKESSRQAMKGFIKKFLIWCLIAMGFGLGITFQKIGEVIGVNLHIMLSIGWFILAHCIINEFRSILENMVELDKGYLVPKWLIKGLEVANQMIDRNVNEVINNLEEKESE, from the coding sequence ATGAATATTTTTGAAACAAAAGTAAATTATATAATATCTACAATAACAGGTATATTATCGGCTATTTTAGGTGATTTTTGGTTTTTATTTATATTTTTACTAGGCTTAAATATAATAGACTATACAACTGGAGTAATGAAAGCTAGATACCTAAAAAAAGAAAGCTCAAGACAAGCAATGAAAGGCTTTATTAAAAAGTTTTTAATATGGTGTCTAATAGCTATGGGGTTTGGTCTTGGTATTACTTTTCAAAAAATAGGTGAAGTGATAGGTGTAAATTTACATATAATGTTATCTATTGGTTGGTTTATACTTGCTCATTGTATAATAAATGAATTTAGAAGTATTTTAGAAAATATGGTAGAACTTGATAAAGGTTATCTTGTTCCTAAATGGTTAATTAAAGGTCTTGAAGTTGCTAATCAAATGATTGATAGAAATGTTAATGAAGTAATTAATAACTTAGAAGAAAAAGAGAGTGAATAG
- a CDS encoding FtsW/RodA/SpoVE family cell cycle protein has product MYEIIVNISRYIFLIYICLFLLLGFLICIGEKNIICINNKVYLLIQRLIIFFFHTSAFTILSFNKETRNIDFSIVPFFILTLIFIIFGNFVASLFYKNSCHLIWNGIFFLMSIGITTLYRLNHNLAKRQFAWFILGFCVCLAIPILLNILPRLNLFKYLYLFMGLSLLLATLLVGIEDGGAKNWISIKGITFQPSELVKLLFIFYLSSCFSSSNLKIKNLIFPSIMSLIFIVCLVFQTDLGSALIFFMTYLVMLYISTSKTWLILLGIFLAYLGSMLGYNLFNHVRVRVEIWLNPWSDISNKGYQIAQSLFAIGTYGFMGSGLNMGMPQSIPVVERDLIFSAICEEFGLFFGIGLILIFIMIFYRSVKISLNSQNKFLSLLSSGMTSLMCFQTFLIIGGATKLIPLTGVTLPFISYGGSSIIISFTIIGILQWVSIRNTKYNILTEEE; this is encoded by the coding sequence ATGTATGAAATTATAGTAAATATTTCTAGATACATTTTTCTTATATATATATGCTTATTTTTATTACTTGGTTTTTTAATTTGTATAGGAGAAAAAAATATTATCTGCATAAATAATAAGGTTTACTTATTAATACAAAGGTTAATTATTTTTTTCTTCCATACCTCTGCATTTACAATATTATCTTTTAATAAAGAAACTAGAAATATCGATTTTTCTATCGTTCCATTTTTTATATTAACACTTATTTTTATTATTTTTGGTAATTTTGTAGCTTCTTTATTTTATAAAAATAGTTGTCATTTAATATGGAATGGTATTTTTTTCTTAATGTCTATAGGTATCACTACTTTATATAGACTTAACCATAATCTTGCTAAAAGACAATTTGCTTGGTTTATTTTAGGATTTTGTGTATGTTTAGCTATTCCTATATTGTTAAACATACTACCTCGATTAAATTTATTTAAGTACTTATATTTATTTATGGGGCTTTCTTTATTACTTGCTACATTATTAGTTGGTATAGAAGATGGTGGTGCTAAAAATTGGATATCTATAAAAGGTATTACCTTTCAACCGTCCGAATTAGTAAAGCTTTTATTTATTTTTTATTTATCCTCTTGTTTTTCAAGCTCTAATTTAAAAATAAAAAACTTAATCTTTCCATCTATAATGTCGCTTATATTTATTGTTTGTTTAGTTTTTCAAACAGACCTAGGAAGTGCATTAATATTTTTTATGACATACTTAGTTATGTTATATATTTCAACTTCTAAAACTTGGCTCATTTTACTAGGTATTTTTCTAGCGTATTTAGGCTCTATGTTAGGATATAATCTTTTTAACCATGTAAGAGTAAGAGTAGAAATATGGCTAAATCCTTGGTCAGATATATCAAATAAAGGATATCAAATAGCTCAATCATTATTTGCAATAGGTACTTATGGATTTATGGGAAGTGGCCTTAATATGGGTATGCCTCAATCTATACCTGTTGTAGAAAGAGATTTAATTTTTTCTGCTATATGTGAAGAATTCGGCTTATTTTTTGGTATTGGGCTAATATTAATTTTTATAATGATTTTTTATAGAAGTGTTAAAATTTCTTTAAATAGTCAAAATAAATTTTTAAGTCTTTTATCATCTGGTATGACAAGTTTAATGTGTTTTCAAACATTTCTTATAATAGGTGGTGCTACAAAGCTAATTCCTTTAACTGGCGTAACTCTTCCTTTTATAAGTTATGGTGGTAGTTCTATAATAATAAGCTTTACAATAATCGGTATTCTACAATGGGTATCAATAAGAAATACTAAATATAACATATTAACAGAAGAAGAATAG
- the zapA gene encoding cell division protein ZapA — protein MNIENNNNNQTNKHTISVKIGNINYNLSTNENDEYITGIAKYVNTKMEELSSIYENLNKNSTSFLLVLALNIADDLFKQRQLFNKNNKLINELENKLNLLSKKNTELDNELKNSLSLCESKENSIIYLEDKIKNISNEKDDIISNLELKISTLMEEKNQIISQLKNEIDELLSDKDNINSKLEDLSNKDNIISELEYKLQNSLTDKDNAISQLEYKLENTLADKNNTISQLKSTLSDKDNIISQLEYKLENTLTDKDNTISQLEYKLQNALSDKDNTISQLEYKLKNTLADKDNTISQLKYKLENALSNNKNIQSQVEFNFKNSLNEKSSIISNLEQKLKNALDENKNLHFELEDKINKASSQKDIIISELKNNLDKALNDKDNTISMLKASLSEKDNIINSLKDNLNEATIKLSSIKDIEELEIEKDLQILDLEEEIENLKAQLEKLQ, from the coding sequence ATGAATATAGAAAATAATAATAATAATCAAACAAATAAACATACTATATCTGTAAAGATTGGTAACATAAATTATAATCTTTCAACAAATGAAAATGATGAATATATAACTGGTATTGCTAAATATGTTAATACTAAAATGGAAGAATTATCTTCTATATATGAAAATTTAAATAAAAATTCTACATCTTTTTTATTAGTTTTAGCTCTTAATATTGCAGATGACCTTTTTAAACAACGTCAATTATTTAATAAAAATAATAAATTAATTAACGAATTAGAAAATAAATTAAATTTATTATCAAAAAAAAATACTGAGCTAGATAATGAGTTAAAAAATAGTTTATCACTTTGTGAAAGTAAAGAAAACTCAATTATATATCTTGAAGATAAAATTAAAAATATTTCTAATGAAAAAGATGATATAATATCTAATTTAGAATTAAAAATTTCAACCTTAATGGAAGAAAAAAATCAAATTATATCTCAATTAAAAAATGAAATTGATGAACTTTTATCTGATAAAGATAACATTAACTCTAAATTAGAAGATTTATCTAATAAAGATAATATTATTTCTGAGCTTGAATACAAACTTCAAAACTCTTTAACTGATAAAGATAATGCTATTTCTCAGCTTGAATATAAGCTTGAAAATACTTTAGCTGATAAAAATAATACTATTTCTCAACTTAAAAGCACTTTATCCGACAAAGATAATATCATTTCTCAGCTTGAATATAAGCTTGAAAATACTTTGACTGATAAGGATAATACTATTTCTCAGCTTGAGTATAAACTTCAAAATGCTTTATCCGATAAGGATAATACTATTTCTCAACTTGAATATAAACTTAAAAATACTTTAGCTGATAAAGATAATACTATCTCTCAACTTAAGTATAAACTTGAAAACGCTTTATCTAATAATAAAAATATACAATCTCAAGTAGAATTTAATTTTAAAAATTCATTAAATGAAAAAAGTTCTATTATATCTAATCTTGAACAAAAGTTAAAAAATGCTCTAGATGAAAATAAAAATCTTCATTTTGAGTTAGAAGATAAAATAAATAAAGCTTCTTCTCAAAAAGATATAATTATTTCGGAACTAAAAAATAATCTTGATAAAGCATTAAATGATAAAGATAATACTATATCTATGCTAAAAGCCTCTTTATCTGAAAAAGATAACATAATAAATAGTCTAAAAGATAATCTTAATGAAGCTACAATAAAACTATCTAGCATAAAAGATATAGAAGAACTTGAGATAGAAAAAGACCTTCAAATATTAGATTTAGAAGAAGAAATAGAAAATCTCAAAGCTCAATTAGAAAAATTACAATAA
- a CDS encoding phage tail-collar fiber domain-containing protein, protein MATSITTKIAKEKLIKARCGEKPLPKVIKMAFGNGGTNELNEPLEIDFDKATLNNEIGRKNIDGYKITDYNKCEYFCTLLENEFINEKITEVALIDEENDIIAIKNFKPKYKDNDMQLRFFIEDEF, encoded by the coding sequence ATGGCAACAAGCATAACAACAAAAATAGCTAAAGAAAAATTAATAAAAGCCAGATGTGGAGAAAAGCCTTTACCTAAAGTAATTAAGATGGCTTTTGGAAATGGTGGTACAAATGAATTAAATGAACCTTTAGAAATAGATTTTGATAAAGCTACACTAAACAATGAAATAGGAAGAAAAAATATAGATGGTTATAAAATAACAGATTATAATAAATGTGAATATTTCTGTACTTTATTAGAAAATGAATTTATTAATGAAAAAATAACAGAAGTAGCTTTAATAGATGAAGAAAACGATATTATAGCTATAAAAAATTTTAAGCCTAAATATAAAGATAATGATATGCAATTAAGATTTTTTATAGAAGATGAATTTTAG
- a CDS encoding phage tail protein, which translates to MFEKFSDYMFSLVHYPLKVLKEKSKIYILFKVIGLQYDDIKNKILEVSKQSNINTATDIYLDKLAIDRNMFRFENEEDTQLRKRLILKAEVMKKSGTKQGIILALNSLGYDVEIEPCYLYDKERWAEFYVIIIEDIDNSNYNFRIIKNTVMEVKQASSKPNYAYKYIINNTISEKFIYKTDIVFNINFGKVINKKIYYNGQIEYNGDYDYGEYLLSNLQEINLKKIDLKINFKNNIKNRISLQTISDYKYNGDYKYNGDYLYNGYISYISGGTKEEL; encoded by the coding sequence ATGTTTGAAAAATTTAGTGATTATATGTTTAGTTTGGTACATTATCCACTTAAAGTACTAAAAGAAAAAAGTAAAATTTATATTTTATTTAAAGTTATAGGTTTACAATATGATGATATAAAAAATAAAATTTTAGAAGTATCAAAACAAAGTAATATAAACACAGCAACAGATATTTACTTAGATAAGTTGGCAATAGATAGAAATATGTTTAGATTTGAAAATGAAGAAGATACTCAGTTAAGAAAAAGACTTATTCTTAAAGCCGAAGTAATGAAAAAATCTGGAACAAAACAAGGAATAATACTTGCTTTAAACTCGCTTGGTTATGATGTAGAAATAGAGCCTTGTTATTTATATGATAAAGAACGTTGGGCAGAATTTTATGTAATTATTATTGAAGATATAGATAATAGTAATTATAACTTTAGAATCATAAAAAATACTGTAATGGAAGTGAAACAGGCTTCAAGTAAACCTAACTATGCTTATAAGTATATTATAAACAATACTATTAGTGAAAAATTTATATATAAGACAGATATAGTATTTAATATTAATTTTGGTAAAGTTATAAATAAAAAAATATATTATAATGGGCAGATAGAATATAACGGAGACTATGATTATGGAGAATATCTTTTATCAAATTTACAAGAAATAAATTTAAAAAAGATAGATTTAAAAATAAATTTTAAAAATAATATAAAAAATAGAATTAGTTTACAAACAATATCAGATTATAAATATAACGGAGATTATAAATATAACGGAGATTATTTATATAATGGATATATTTCATATATATCTGGTGGAACAAAGGAGGAATTATAA
- a CDS encoding phage holin encodes MSKINWKKRFKNPIFWVNTLLAIATPILAYFGMNGQDLTTWESLFNLVLNALKNPYVLGLVLVSLWNNIINPVTKGITD; translated from the coding sequence ATGAGTAAAATTAATTGGAAAAAACGCTTTAAAAATCCTATATTTTGGGTAAATACATTATTAGCTATTGCTACACCTATACTTGCATATTTTGGTATGAATGGACAAGATTTAACAACTTGGGAAAGCCTATTTAATTTAGTATTAAATGCTTTAAAAAATCCTTATGTTTTAGGACTTGTCTTAGTATCTTTATGGAATAATATTATTAATCCAGTAACTAAAGGGATAACAGATTAA